A DNA window from Acidobacteriota bacterium contains the following coding sequences:
- a CDS encoding nuclease, whose translation MTRRDSWGQRTASVWCAVGLAAAAELASTQNQAAAQESTREYEVERVVDGDTIIVRGVGRIRLIGVDTPETVDPRRPVEFFGREASAFTKRTLEGKRVRLEYDWERTDRYGRTLAYVRLLDGTLINAEIIRQGYGHAYTRFPFKYLEEFRRYEREAREARRGLWGDQAGDLQTASGLPLSVAVWDDNRNGRISCAEARAHGIAPVRRGHPAYPYMRDGDGDGVVCE comes from the coding sequence ATGACGAGGCGCGACTCGTGGGGGCAACGTACAGCTTCTGTGTGGTGCGCGGTTGGGCTGGCGGCCGCGGCCGAACTGGCATCCACGCAGAATCAAGCAGCGGCGCAGGAGTCAACACGGGAGTATGAAGTCGAACGGGTAGTAGACGGCGATACGATCATCGTCCGTGGCGTGGGGCGAATACGACTCATAGGAGTTGATACTCCGGAGACCGTAGACCCGCGCAGGCCAGTCGAGTTCTTCGGCCGAGAGGCGAGCGCCTTCACGAAACGGACGTTAGAGGGGAAGCGCGTGCGCCTGGAGTACGACTGGGAGCGCACAGACCGGTACGGGCGGACGCTGGCCTACGTCCGTCTGCTCGATGGAACGTTAATCAACGCGGAGATCATCCGTCAGGGCTACGGACACGCTTACACGCGATTCCCGTTCAAGTACCTCGAGGAGTTCCGGCGGTACGAACGCGAGGCGCGAGAAGCGCGTCGCGGTTTGTGGGGAGATCAGGCCGGAGACCTGCAGACGGCTTCAGGACTTCCACTCTCTGTTGCGGTGTGGGATGACAACCGCAACGGCCGCATCTCCTGTGCCGAAGCGCGTGCGCATGGCATCGCGCCAGTCCGACGCGGCCATCCTGCCTACCCGTACATGCGGGATGGTGACGGCGACGGGGTTGTCTGCGAGTAG